The window CCGCCAGCCCCACGCGCTCGAGCCAGGTGAGCGCGATGCGTTCTGCGTCGACCCGCGCCTTTCTCTGAACGTGCACCAGCCCCAGGGTGACGTTGTCGAGCACCGTCATATGGGGGAAGAGGTTGTAGCTTTGAAAGACCATTCCCACTTCCGCCCGCTGGCGCGACACCCGTGACTCGGGGAGCCGAACCCGCTGGCCGTCGACCTCCCGGTATCCCACCAGCTCCTCTCCAATGTGGATCCGCCCCTGCTGGTAGTCCTCAAGCGCGTTCACGCACCGGAGCAAGGTGGTCTTGCCGGATCCGCTGGCGCCGATCAACGCCACCACCTGCCCAGGATCCACCTCCAGCGTGATCCCGCGGAGCACGTGGAGCGTCCCGAACCGTTTGTGTAGATCGGCAATCCTCAGGACGGGCGGCATCGCGGCGTCAGTACTTGAGATAGGCAAACCGCCGCTCAAGCGTCGCCGCCGTCCGCGAGACCGTGAAGTTGACCACGAAATACAAAACGGCGGTGAGGAAGTAGAACGGCAGCACGATGAACGTGTATCCAACGACGTTCTGCATCGCCAGCAGCAGATCCACGATGCCCAACAGCGAGAGGAGCGACGACCCTTTGACGATCTCCACCGCGGCATTGACCCACGGCGGCAACATGCGCCGCGTCGCCTGAGGCAGGATCACGAGGCGCAGCCGCTGCCAGAAGGTCAACCCGACGGCCTTCGCTGCGTCCGACTGCGCGCGGGGGATGGAGTCGATCCCGCCTCGGACGATCTCCGCGATGTGCGCGGCCGCGAAGACCGTGAGCGCGGTCACGCCGGCCTGCCAGGCGGAGAGCCTCAGGCCGAACGCGGGCAGGGCAAAGTAGCAGACGAAGATCAGGACGAGCACGGGGATGCCTCGCACAGTATCCACGTAGGCCCGGGCGGCGAGGCGGACAACGAGACCGCCGTAGAGTAGCAGGAGCCCAACCACAAACCCAACGAGCGAGCCGGCGACGAGGACGAGGGCCGAGATCTCCAACGTCGTGCGCAGCCCGCGCAGCAGCTGCGGAAGCGCCAGCGCGATCTGATGCCACACGCCGGTCACCGGATCACGGCATACCGGCGTTCGATCCGCCGGAGGGCAAGCGCGATCCCGTACCCCGCGAGCAGGTACATGACGGAGGCAAACGTCCAGGCCTCGATGGTGCGGAAGGTGTTCACGTTCAACCACTCGGCAGCATACGTCAGCTCGGGCACGGCCAGCGCGGACGCGAGCGAGGTGTCCTTGAAGAGCGAGATGAACGTGTTGCTCAGCGACGGGAGGATGATCCGGAAGGTCACAGGGAGCGTCACGAATCGCACGCGCTGCCACGGGGTCAGTCCGACAGCCTTACCCGCCTCGAGGTAGCCGACGGGGACCGAGTTGACGCCGGCCCGGAAGACCTCGGTCAGATAGGCGCCCGAGTATACCGAGAGCGCGACGATGAACGACCAGACGTTATTGAAGACGGTGATCCCGGCCTTGGGGAGCCCGTAGAACGCAAAATATACCAGCAATAACAGCGGAACGTTCCGGATGAACTCCACGTAGGAGGTGATGCCGACACGGAGCCAGGGTGGGCCGAAGCTGCGGGCAAAGGCGCCCCCGATCCCAATCAGGCTGCCGATGAACAGGCAGAGCGCGGCGAGCTCCAGCCCAAGGGCCAACCCCCAATAGAATCGGGGAAAGTTCTGCCACGCCAGAAACCAGTTGAAGTGGTAGGCGCCCAGAGCGCTCCCTCGCGCGTGTGGCCGCTCAGCTCGGCCGGATCAATCCCAGCGCCTGGTCCATCCGCGCTTCGTCTGGGAACCCGATCGGCGGATCGGGGAGCGTTATGCCAAAGTACTTCGCGTACTCCTCCTTGTAGTACTTCCACTGGTTTCCGCCCATCGCGATCATGAGCACCGTGTCGACGAACTGTCGCCAGATAGGATCTCCCGGCTTCATCGCGCCCCCATACAGCTGAGGGTAATATCCCTTTCCCGAATCCTTATACTTAGTAGGAAACCGAATCGTCAGCCACCGCACGGTTGACTGATCCACCGCCGCCACGTCTGCGCGGTTGGAATCGACCGCCTGGATAACGTTGGCCTGGCTGTCGAGCTGGATGACCTGCGCCTTGGGCAGTGCCTCGTGCACCAGGTCGTCGGCGCTCACGTTCTGCAAGACCGAGCACTTGATCTTGCCGCCGGCGGCGGCCAGCGCCTTGTAGTCTCGGTACGAACTGGCCTTGGGCATCAACAGCCCCACGCCCTCTCGGTAATAGGGGATGGAAAACTCCACCTGCTGAGCGCGCAGGGGACTGATCGTCATGAATTGGAAGACGATATCCACCTTGTCGGTCAGCAGGCTCGGGATCCGCGCGTCGGCGGCCTGAATCTGGAACTGCGCTTTGGTCGGGTCGTTGAACAGGGCACTGGCCAGCAGGCGCCCCATGGAGATGTCGAACCCGGCAAACTCCCCCTTCTCGTCCTGGAAATGCCACGGTGGGTTGCCGTTGCCCGTTCCGACGATCAGCATCTTGCGCTTGATCACGTCGTAGAGCTTGCTGTTGCCCTGCGCCTGCTGCGCCGCAACGTTGGTGGCCAAAAACGCCGCGGCGATCGATCCGGTCCCCGCAGCGGCCGCCCAGCGGGCTAATCCGCCCGTGGCCAGCGCCCCCGCAGAGTCTGCGAGCAACTGCCTCCGTGAACCCGTCGTATGCCTCGCCCTCACGCCGTCTCCCATCGTGGTCACCCCCCCATACGAGCGCTTTACAGCCATGACATCGTTATCCGACCGGAGTGCCGCCCTCTTCATCACCGTGGGAAGGTTTCCTGCACACTT is drawn from bacterium and contains these coding sequences:
- a CDS encoding amino acid ABC transporter ATP-binding protein, translating into MPPVLRIADLHKRFGTLHVLRGITLEVDPGQVVALIGASGSGKTTLLRCVNALEDYQQGRIHIGEELVGYREVDGQRVRLPESRVSRQRAEVGMVFQSYNLFPHMTVLDNVTLGLVHVQRKARVDAERIALTWLERVGLAEKVRAYPFQLSGGQQQRVAIARAVAMQPKVMLFDEVTSALDPELIGEVLTVMQDLARSGQTMLVVSHEMIFVREVAHRVVFMDGGVIVEDGVPSEVLVHPRTERLRAFLSRFRGVFGSV
- a CDS encoding amino acid ABC transporter permease, with product MWHQIALALPQLLRGLRTTLEISALVLVAGSLVGFVVGLLLLYGGLVVRLAARAYVDTVRGIPVLVLIFVCYFALPAFGLRLSAWQAGVTALTVFAAAHIAEIVRGGIDSIPRAQSDAAKAVGLTFWQRLRLVILPQATRRMLPPWVNAAVEIVKGSSLLSLLGIVDLLLAMQNVVGYTFIVLPFYFLTAVLYFVVNFTVSRTAATLERRFAYLKY
- a CDS encoding amino acid ABC transporter permease; protein product: MGAYHFNWFLAWQNFPRFYWGLALGLELAALCLFIGSLIGIGGAFARSFGPPWLRVGITSYVEFIRNVPLLLLVYFAFYGLPKAGITVFNNVWSFIVALSVYSGAYLTEVFRAGVNSVPVGYLEAGKAVGLTPWQRVRFVTLPVTFRIILPSLSNTFISLFKDTSLASALAVPELTYAAEWLNVNTFRTIEAWTFASVMYLLAGYGIALALRRIERRYAVIR
- a CDS encoding transporter substrate-binding domain-containing protein produces the protein MLADSAGALATGGLARWAAAAGTGSIAAAFLATNVAAQQAQGNSKLYDVIKRKMLIVGTGNGNPPWHFQDEKGEFAGFDISMGRLLASALFNDPTKAQFQIQAADARIPSLLTDKVDIVFQFMTISPLRAQQVEFSIPYYREGVGLLMPKASSYRDYKALAAAGGKIKCSVLQNVSADDLVHEALPKAQVIQLDSQANVIQAVDSNRADVAAVDQSTVRWLTIRFPTKYKDSGKGYYPQLYGGAMKPGDPIWRQFVDTVLMIAMGGNQWKYYKEEYAKYFGITLPDPPIGFPDEARMDQALGLIRPS